GCTCCATCGTGGGGTCGAGCAGACGGCGCGCGATCTTGCGCTCCCAAAGCGGAGGATCGACGGAGAGCGGCCCGAAGAATCCAACCGAACCCCAATTCGCGAGAAAGTTGGACCCCACGACACGGCCATCCAGCTCCGCACCCAGCGCTCCATCCGGATTACCGCGGAAGCGAGTCCGCGCCATGTCCGAGTCGCCAAACATGGTCATCGGATCCGCGAGTCCGACGAAGGTCCCGAAGGCAAGCCGCATGACGCGGTCGGCTTCGTCAAGGTCGGCTTCCTCGAGCGGCCGAATGATCAAGTTATCCATCTGATTCGCCCCTGGGATAGCACGGAAATCCTCACTCGGCGCAGACTTCAGATTGGCAGTTTTCCAATCTGGGTCACTTTTCGCGAAATCTGGCGGATCCCTCGCCTTCTAGAGCTTCTTCGCCACTTCCTTGGCGAAGTAGGTCAGTATCAGGTCGGCACCGGCGCGGCGGATGCTGGTGAGTACTTCCATGATCGTGCGATCCTCGTCGAGCCAGCCGTTGATGCCCGCGGCACGGATCATCGCGTATTCGCCCGAGACGTTGTAGGCGGCGACCGGCACCCGAAACTCGTTTTTCACCCGCCAGATCAGATCAAGGTATGGCAGTGCCGGTTTCACCATCACGATGTCGGCACCCTCTTCCAGGTCGAGCGCGACCTCACGTAGCGCTTCCTCTCCGTTTGGCGGGTCCATCTGGTACGAGCGCCGATCCCCGAATTGAGGCGCCGATTCCGCGGCGTCGCGGAAGGGTCCGTAAAACGCCGAGGCGAATTTAGCTGAGTACGCCATAATCGCAATCTCGGAGAATCCGTCCCGATCCAACGCAGTGCGAATCGCAGCGACTCGCCCATCCATCATGTCCGATGGCGCGACGATATCCGCGCCGGCTCGCGCGTGCGAAAGCGCCTCGCGTGAGAGCAATTCCAGCGTCGCATCGTTGTCGACGTCGGTGCCTTTGATCGCTCCGCAATGGCCGTGATCGGTGTACTCGCACATGCACACGTCGGTGATCACGACCAAGCCGGGAACCTTCTCCTTGACCTCGCGGATGGCGCGCTGGACCTCGCCATTGTCGTTCCAAGCTTCGCTGCCAAGCGCGTCCTTGCGCTCGGGAATCCCGAACAGGATTATCGCGGGAACACCCGCAGCATGAATTGCGCGCGCTTCGGCTGCCACCCGGTCGACCGAAAGCTGCGCCACCCCGGGCATCGAAGGAACAGGATTCACCACCCCGCGTCCGGGGCAGACGAAGAGCGGGTGAATCAGGTTGTCCGGTGAAAGCCGCGTCTCACGGATCATGCGGCGCAATGTGTCGTTGCGTCTAAGCCGCCGCGGCCGGTTAATTGGAAAAGGCATAGTAGAGCGCGAGGTTCGCGATGAAGGAATTATATACCGGTCAAATACATTAAGAAGCCCGCGCAAAAAACCCGCCGATCGCCTCGATCAGGGCTGGGACCGTGTAGCTGGTAGGAGACACCACTACGTCGAACCCATGGCTGCGGGCAGTCTCGGCGGTGATCGGCCCGATAGCCGCTGCTTTGAGCCCTTCGACATTGCCGACCATGTCGCAGAAGTTAGACACGGTACTCGAACTGGTGAAGGTAACCAGGTCAATTTGCCGGGCCTGGATTAGCTCACGAATTCTTTGCAGGCCCGCCGGCTTTGGTTTAATGGTGCGATAAGCGGGAGCCACCGTGACCGAGCTTGCGCCGTGGTCGCGCAGAAGCTCCGGCAGGATCTCGCGTGCGATCTGTGCTCGGGGAATCAGGATGCGCGCGCCGCGAATTCGTTCTGACCCGATCGCGGGAACAATCGCTTCCGCTCGGTATTCGCGGGGTACCGCAGCGACCTGAAGGGCGTATTGCTCGAGCCGCACCGCCGTAGCTGGACCAATCGCACACAGCGACGCGTGCCCAATTGCCCGTATATCGCGGCGTAGAACCTTGAGTCGCGCGATGAAAGCATCGACGCCGGTCGCACTGGTGAAGATGATCCAGTTGAATTGTTCGAGGTGGTCGATTGCTTCGTCGAGAGCCGCATAGGTGGCCGGACGCGCAGTCTCTATGGTCGGGAACTCGACCGCGTCGGCGCCCAGCGTGCGCAGCTCGCGGGCAAAGGCGGTGCTCGCCCCGCGTGATCTGGTCACCACGATTCGTCGTCCGAACAATGGCAGCTTCTCGAACCATTTGAGATGCTCGCGGAGTTTCACCGATTGGCCCACGACTACCACCGCGGGCGCGGTGAGGTGC
The window above is part of the Candidatus Binataceae bacterium genome. Proteins encoded here:
- the hemB gene encoding porphobilinogen synthase, producing the protein MPFPINRPRRLRRNDTLRRMIRETRLSPDNLIHPLFVCPGRGVVNPVPSMPGVAQLSVDRVAAEARAIHAAGVPAIILFGIPERKDALGSEAWNDNGEVQRAIREVKEKVPGLVVITDVCMCEYTDHGHCGAIKGTDVDNDATLELLSREALSHARAGADIVAPSDMMDGRVAAIRTALDRDGFSEIAIMAYSAKFASAFYGPFRDAAESAPQFGDRRSYQMDPPNGEEALREVALDLEEGADIVMVKPALPYLDLIWRVKNEFRVPVAAYNVSGEYAMIRAAGINGWLDEDRTIMEVLTSIRRAGADLILTYFAKEVAKKL
- the cobA gene encoding uroporphyrinogen-III C-methyltransferase, whose amino-acid sequence is MSDRRGSVFLVGAGPGAFDLITLRGADCLRQADCVVYDALVNPDLLQLAPSQAELIFAGKRRNGASIAQAKLNALLIDRARKGKRVVRLKGGDPFIFGRGGEEADALARAGIHFEVIPGITSAIAAPAFAGIPLTHRKLGSYVAFATGHEDQNKAGSKRVPWRELARAARNGGTIVVLMASTRMAASLTSLTRAGLPAQTPAAAVQWGTTAAQKTVVGTVATLAGLCASEHLTAPAVVVVGQSVKLREHLKWFEKLPLFGRRIVVTRSRGASTAFARELRTLGADAVEFPTIETARPATYAALDEAIDHLEQFNWIIFTSATGVDAFIARLKVLRRDIRAIGHASLCAIGPATAVRLEQYALQVAAVPREYRAEAIVPAIGSERIRGARILIPRAQIAREILPELLRDHGASSVTVAPAYRTIKPKPAGLQRIRELIQARQIDLVTFTSSSTVSNFCDMVGNVEGLKAAAIGPITAETARSHGFDVVVSPTSYTVPALIEAIGGFFARAS